In one Arenibacter antarcticus genomic region, the following are encoded:
- a CDS encoding dihydrodipicolinate synthase family protein, whose translation MKGLIAATYAPMHQDTSLNLGVIPKYAKFLKGNGVKGAFINGSTGDFASLSIAERKQITSAWGENKTSDLFVIDHVGHTSLNEAKDLARHAADKVDGIAALAPYYFRLSNIHKLVEYCKEIAACAPNTPFFYYHIPVLTGANFNMVEFLELATPQIPNLAGIKFTNNNLIDYKYSKEFNNGSANILFGFDEVFLSSLPFGADGWVGSTYNHLAPLYLAIVEAFNNNNHKLAADLQQKSMKFVDVLNAKGGFNGAAKSFMRALGVDLGPSRFPHTTLTDAQIEEAKTELDALGVTPYLSKT comes from the coding sequence ATGAAAGGACTTATAGCAGCGACCTATGCACCCATGCATCAGGACACTTCGCTAAATTTAGGGGTGATTCCTAAGTATGCGAAATTCTTAAAAGGAAATGGGGTGAAAGGCGCATTTATCAACGGATCCACTGGTGATTTTGCTTCTTTGTCCATAGCCGAAAGAAAACAGATTACCAGTGCTTGGGGAGAAAACAAAACTTCAGATCTTTTTGTAATCGATCATGTAGGTCATACCAGCCTAAACGAGGCTAAGGATTTGGCTAGGCATGCTGCAGATAAGGTAGACGGTATTGCCGCACTTGCTCCCTACTACTTTAGACTCTCTAATATTCATAAATTGGTGGAGTATTGCAAGGAAATTGCCGCATGTGCCCCCAATACCCCATTTTTCTATTACCATATTCCTGTATTGACAGGGGCAAATTTCAATATGGTCGAGTTTTTGGAACTGGCCACCCCACAGATTCCAAATTTGGCAGGTATAAAGTTTACCAACAATAACCTAATCGACTATAAGTATTCCAAGGAATTTAACAATGGTTCCGCTAATATTTTATTTGGATTTGATGAAGTTTTTCTTTCCAGCCTGCCTTTTGGCGCAGATGGTTGGGTAGGGAGTACCTATAATCATTTAGCCCCCTTGTACTTGGCAATAGTCGAGGCTTTTAATAACAACAATCATAAGTTGGCTGCAGACCTTCAGCAGAAATCCATGAAATTTGTGGATGTACTAAATGCTAAAGGCGGATTTAACGGTGCGGCAAAGTCATTTATGAGGGCACTGGGTGTAGATCTTGGTCCTAGTAGATTTCCACATACTACACTTACCGATGCTCAAATAGAGGAGGCCAAAACTGAATTGGACGCTTTGGGAGTAACACCTTATTTAAGTAAAACATAG
- a CDS encoding creatininase family protein yields the protein MKQQNIRPYVLSENNWKSVKEIAYQVAVLPWGATEAHNYHLPYATDNILAENIAVEAAKQAWENGSKVVVLPTIPFGVNTGQMDVKLCMNMSPSTQYAVLRDVVQVLNAHNIQKLVIVNGHGGNHFKQFIRELSLEFPKVFICSLNWWTSTDPKPYFNEPGDHAGELETSVVMHLTPEWVLNLQEAGSGAAKTFKIKGLKEGWVSSQRKWTQVTEDTGVGNPELSTAEKGKQFFEASAKTIGEFFKSLSQTDLNDMYE from the coding sequence ATGAAGCAGCAGAATATAAGACCTTATGTATTGTCAGAAAACAATTGGAAATCCGTTAAGGAGATCGCTTACCAAGTTGCAGTCTTACCATGGGGGGCAACAGAGGCGCATAATTATCACTTACCATACGCAACAGATAATATATTGGCCGAGAATATAGCGGTGGAAGCGGCAAAACAAGCTTGGGAAAATGGATCGAAAGTGGTGGTGTTGCCAACTATCCCGTTTGGGGTGAATACTGGGCAGATGGATGTTAAGCTTTGTATGAATATGAGCCCTAGCACACAATATGCGGTCTTAAGGGATGTGGTTCAGGTGTTGAATGCCCACAACATTCAGAAGCTGGTCATAGTGAACGGCCATGGGGGAAATCACTTTAAACAATTTATAAGGGAATTGAGCTTAGAGTTTCCAAAGGTGTTTATTTGCTCCTTAAATTGGTGGACTAGCACGGATCCCAAACCTTATTTTAACGAACCTGGAGATCACGCCGGGGAATTGGAAACTTCGGTAGTGATGCATTTAACCCCAGAATGGGTTTTGAATTTGCAAGAGGCAGGATCTGGAGCGGCCAAAACCTTTAAAATTAAAGGATTAAAGGAAGGCTGGGTGTCTTCTCAACGCAAATGGACACAAGTAACCGAAGATACCGGTGTTGGAAATCCAGAATTGTCGACCGCAGAAAAAGGGAAACAGTTCTTTGAGGCTTCTGCCAAAACTATTGGCGAATTTTTTAAATCGCTGTCCCAAACGGATCTCAATGATATGTATGAGTAA
- a CDS encoding GDSL-type esterase/lipase family protein, giving the protein MKRLFFFLGLMLVCLNLEAQTFSDHYYQRKAQFEAAPDTEDEIIFLGNSITEGGNWEALFPNKNVVNRGISGDVTAGILNRLSEVISSQPQKIFLLIGTNDLARGETESYVVDHVASILQEIKNESENTELFLQNILPVNPAVGDKFSGHKKNQQLIVSVNRVLSELSKRMNITFIDLHKNFSNSKGVLKPRYTDDGLHLNKKGYQKWKRVLKNYMR; this is encoded by the coding sequence ATGAAACGATTATTCTTTTTTTTAGGATTGATGTTGGTGTGTTTAAATTTGGAAGCACAGACTTTTTCTGACCATTACTATCAACGAAAGGCACAATTTGAAGCGGCACCGGATACCGAGGATGAAATAATATTTTTAGGGAACAGTATCACTGAAGGAGGGAATTGGGAGGCTTTGTTCCCAAATAAAAATGTAGTGAATAGGGGGATAAGCGGGGATGTAACAGCTGGCATTCTCAATAGGCTATCGGAAGTAATCTCCTCCCAGCCCCAAAAAATATTCCTACTGATCGGGACCAATGATCTTGCCAGGGGAGAGACGGAATCGTATGTGGTAGATCATGTGGCATCCATTTTGCAAGAAATAAAAAATGAATCAGAGAACACAGAATTATTTTTACAAAATATCCTTCCAGTAAATCCTGCGGTAGGTGATAAATTTTCAGGACATAAAAAGAATCAGCAATTAATCGTCTCCGTGAATAGGGTGTTGAGCGAACTTTCTAAAAGGATGAATATCACTTTTATAGACCTCCATAAAAACTTCAGCAACTCAAAAGGAGTGTTGAAGCCGAGATATACCGATGACGGTTTGCATTTGAATAAGAAGGGATATCAAAAATGGAAAAGGGTATTAAAAAACTATATGAGATGA
- a CDS encoding AGE family epimerase/isomerase, with translation MKNSKLYKNTLLNDILPFWEKHSLDLENGGYFTCLDQMGQVFDTDKFIWLQGRQAWTFSMLYNQVEKNPKWLEIAKSGIDFIREHGMDKEGNFYFSVTKEGKPLVQPYNIFSDCFAAMAFSQYAKATGDEDIRALAKQTYYNILKKKDNSKGVYEKNTDVRPLKGFSLPMILSNLVLELEDVLDSEEIEKTLNFSVSEVMEVFLQKDSGIIYEFVNPDGSLSNSFNGRLLNPGHGIEAMWFMIDIGARRNDTDLIEKATKVILNILEYSWDKEYGGIYYFLDAMGKPPQQLEWDQKLWWVHLESLVALAKAYEHTGNKEIKEWYQKVHDYSWSHFSDPENGEWFGYLNREGKPLLTLKGGKWKGCFHVPRAMFQCWKSFENIEGNVLSS, from the coding sequence ATGAAAAATTCGAAACTTTACAAAAACACCCTTTTAAATGATATTTTACCATTTTGGGAAAAGCATTCCCTCGATTTAGAGAATGGAGGTTATTTTACTTGCTTAGATCAAATGGGACAGGTGTTCGATACCGATAAGTTTATATGGTTGCAGGGGCGACAGGCTTGGACGTTTTCCATGCTTTACAACCAAGTGGAGAAAAATCCAAAATGGTTGGAAATAGCGAAATCTGGAATCGATTTTATCAGGGAGCATGGAATGGATAAAGAAGGAAATTTCTATTTTTCGGTAACTAAAGAAGGTAAACCCTTGGTACAGCCGTATAATATTTTTTCGGATTGCTTTGCGGCAATGGCCTTTAGTCAATATGCAAAAGCAACAGGAGATGAGGATATCAGGGCTTTGGCAAAACAGACCTACTATAATATTTTAAAGAAAAAGGACAACTCAAAAGGAGTATATGAGAAGAATACGGACGTAAGGCCGCTTAAAGGATTCTCCTTACCCATGATCCTCTCTAATCTAGTGTTGGAGTTGGAAGATGTGTTAGATAGTGAAGAAATTGAAAAAACCTTAAACTTCAGTGTAAGCGAAGTAATGGAGGTGTTTTTACAAAAGGATTCCGGAATTATCTATGAATTTGTAAATCCAGATGGATCCCTTAGTAATAGTTTTAACGGTCGGTTATTAAATCCAGGTCACGGTATTGAGGCCATGTGGTTTATGATAGATATAGGAGCTCGGAGAAACGATACTGATCTCATAGAAAAGGCAACCAAGGTTATTTTAAACATTTTGGAATACAGCTGGGATAAGGAATATGGTGGAATCTACTATTTCCTAGATGCCATGGGTAAACCCCCACAGCAGCTAGAATGGGACCAGAAGCTATGGTGGGTGCATTTGGAAAGCCTAGTGGCCTTGGCCAAAGCCTATGAACACACCGGAAACAAGGAAATAAAGGAGTGGTATCAAAAAGTACACGACTACTCCTGGTCCCACTTTTCGGATCCTGAAAACGGGGAATGGTTCGGTTATCTCAACAGGGAAGGAAAGCCATTACTAACCTTAAAAGGAGGTAAGTGGAAAGGATGCTTTCATGTCCCAAGAGCCATGTTTCAATGTTGGAAGAGCTTTGAGAATATAGAAGGCAATGTATTAAGTAGTTAG
- a CDS encoding SusC/RagA family TonB-linked outer membrane protein — MHKKERSPELFLMAVDKPLPGANVLVKGTSTGSQTDFDGNYSIQTNQDDVLVFSYLGFTTQSIPVGNQSTINVTLQEDAAMLDEVVVTGYGSQTRGTLTTSVSKLDTEILETSTRSNAATALQGTIAGLRVTNNTGQPGSTPSIVLRGGTNFDGSGSPLILIDGIPGSFYALNSDDIESIEVLKDAAATAIYGARSANGVILVTTKSGKPGKSSINYKYKYSMNEERNSQKYLEAADFLNYNRQGHAYSEATRGNPNFIRQFINGDNSFGIGGNTTNSPFTTQLLTSDNQYLLNQPGWSSIPDILDPSRQILFYNNKNVGDRIYQSSETKDHYLSFDGGDEKGTYYLGLGLLDNDGLILGSGFKRYSGKFTGTYRISDNLKVNSNVLYSHSNLSRSPLGSDIFAFRRFQGQAPTSRDFDNNPDGTFSDIYAVGQNEGFGNPLYYQDKFVRKNLEQRLSASVGIDWNVFDNLILSVDGSHFTINNHDESFNRAYRVGSTSGPLRTGREASVRLERTLRNQLTSTLNYTKKFGNHNFNALIGAEYFKDNYFTTSAGTRNSPSDLIETLNAGAEAEGIPSSFETEYVIVSTFGRLLYDFDNKYLISGTFRRDGSSRLGNQKFGFFPGVSVGWNAHNESFFNEANLNEYITRLKPRLSYGVNGNQDVLSNYGVFGAYGSQGVYNGQTGYANSSLATLDLKWEKSTTLNVGLDISFLDNRLSFIADLYSRDIKDKLANLTLPFYTGFSSILTNNGTIRNKGFELQVNGDIIRTEDISWNVGATFTSNKNYVIDLPENDNDLNRQGGELIWNSKTGEEEWTGGFQEGQRSGHDLVIAFEQERIYATQAEADADNAITDDFMPAASRNKRWAGDVKWKDQNNDGVINSLDRKVIGRTTPDFLGGLTTNFKYKNFGLFVKTDFATGHLIWNHIKNKGYGQTQGNLNQPIEVLDSWTPTNTITDWPRFVFVNDAKNVWRGSESDESLQNFGNQQFWEKGDYLALREITLSYNVPAEYFKNTIKRLNIFLTGSNLHYFKSMSGDTPEIGGVQNGAFPLPKTITIGLNLTF; from the coding sequence ATGCACAAGAAAGAACGGTCACCGGAACTATTTCTGATGGCAGTGGACAAACCCCTCCCAGGTGCTAACGTTTTGGTAAAAGGCACTAGCACCGGTAGTCAGACTGACTTTGATGGTAACTATTCCATCCAAACCAACCAAGACGATGTATTGGTATTTAGCTACCTAGGATTTACTACACAAAGTATTCCCGTGGGAAATCAAAGCACTATAAATGTTACCCTACAGGAAGACGCTGCCATGCTAGATGAAGTAGTTGTTACCGGTTACGGCAGTCAGACCCGAGGAACTTTAACCACCTCGGTTTCTAAACTGGATACCGAAATTTTGGAAACCTCTACGAGATCCAATGCTGCAACGGCCTTACAAGGGACCATAGCTGGCCTAAGGGTCACCAACAATACCGGTCAACCCGGTTCAACACCATCCATTGTATTACGGGGAGGTACTAATTTTGACGGATCTGGTTCACCACTAATTTTAATAGATGGTATTCCTGGTTCTTTTTATGCATTAAACTCTGATGATATTGAATCTATTGAAGTATTAAAAGATGCTGCGGCCACCGCTATTTACGGTGCAAGATCTGCCAACGGGGTTATTTTGGTAACCACCAAATCTGGTAAGCCTGGAAAATCCTCTATTAATTATAAATATAAATATAGCATGAATGAGGAGAGAAATAGTCAAAAGTACCTAGAAGCTGCTGATTTTTTAAATTACAACAGACAAGGACATGCATACTCTGAAGCAACACGTGGAAATCCAAATTTCATCCGTCAATTCATCAATGGAGACAACTCATTTGGTATAGGAGGTAACACTACTAATTCTCCCTTCACTACCCAATTGTTAACATCGGACAACCAATATTTATTGAATCAACCTGGATGGAGCTCTATTCCTGACATTTTAGACCCTTCCAGACAGATTTTATTTTACAATAATAAAAATGTAGGAGACCGTATCTACCAAAGTAGTGAAACAAAAGATCATTATTTATCTTTTGACGGTGGTGACGAAAAAGGTACCTACTATTTAGGGTTGGGACTTTTGGATAATGACGGTTTAATTTTAGGATCTGGTTTTAAAAGATATTCAGGAAAATTTACAGGGACTTATAGAATATCAGACAATCTAAAAGTAAATTCCAACGTATTATACTCTCATTCTAACTTAAGTAGAAGTCCATTGGGAAGTGATATTTTCGCCTTTAGAAGGTTTCAAGGTCAGGCTCCTACCTCTAGGGATTTTGACAATAACCCAGACGGGACGTTTTCAGATATATATGCAGTAGGACAAAACGAAGGATTTGGAAACCCATTATACTATCAGGATAAGTTTGTTAGAAAAAACCTTGAACAACGCTTATCCGCTTCGGTTGGAATCGACTGGAATGTTTTTGACAACCTTATCTTATCTGTAGACGGAAGCCACTTTACCATCAACAATCACGACGAGAGTTTTAACAGAGCTTACAGGGTAGGAAGCACTTCTGGACCTCTACGAACTGGCCGCGAGGCATCGGTTAGGCTAGAGAGAACATTAAGAAATCAGTTGACCAGTACTTTAAATTATACCAAAAAATTTGGCAACCATAATTTTAACGCCCTAATCGGGGCCGAATACTTTAAAGATAATTACTTTACTACTTCTGCTGGAACAAGAAATTCTCCTTCAGATTTAATTGAAACCCTTAATGCTGGAGCAGAAGCTGAAGGTATTCCTTCCAGTTTTGAAACAGAATATGTAATCGTATCTACCTTTGGACGTTTGTTGTATGATTTTGACAACAAGTATTTAATCAGTGGTACTTTTAGACGTGACGGATCTTCTAGATTGGGAAACCAGAAATTTGGATTTTTCCCAGGAGTATCTGTAGGTTGGAATGCACATAATGAAAGTTTCTTCAATGAAGCTAATTTAAACGAATACATCACTAGATTAAAACCAAGATTAAGTTATGGGGTTAATGGTAACCAGGATGTTTTAAGTAATTATGGTGTTTTCGGTGCTTACGGAAGTCAAGGTGTATACAATGGTCAAACTGGCTATGCTAATTCTTCCCTAGCTACCTTGGATCTAAAATGGGAAAAGTCGACCACACTTAATGTCGGGTTGGACATCTCGTTTTTAGATAACAGACTTTCTTTTATTGCTGACCTTTACTCTAGAGATATTAAGGACAAACTTGCAAACCTTACCCTACCTTTTTACACAGGATTTAGCAGTATATTAACCAACAACGGAACCATTAGGAATAAAGGTTTTGAACTACAGGTCAATGGTGATATTATTAGAACTGAAGATATAAGCTGGAATGTTGGTGCTACTTTTACCTCCAACAAAAATTACGTGATAGATCTTCCTGAAAACGATAATGACTTAAACAGACAAGGAGGAGAATTGATCTGGAACTCAAAGACTGGTGAAGAAGAATGGACGGGTGGTTTTCAAGAAGGACAACGATCGGGTCACGATCTTGTGATAGCTTTTGAACAAGAGCGTATTTATGCCACTCAGGCCGAAGCTGATGCAGACAATGCCATCACGGACGATTTCATGCCAGCAGCTAGCCGAAATAAACGTTGGGCCGGTGATGTTAAATGGAAGGACCAAAATAATGATGGCGTTATCAATAGCCTTGATAGGAAAGTTATAGGACGCACTACGCCAGACTTCCTTGGAGGTTTAACTACTAATTTTAAATACAAGAATTTTGGTTTATTTGTTAAAACCGATTTTGCAACTGGACATTTAATATGGAACCATATTAAAAATAAAGGTTACGGACAAACGCAGGGTAACCTAAATCAACCTATTGAAGTATTAGATTCTTGGACCCCTACTAATACAATTACAGATTGGCCACGTTTTGTTTTTGTAAATGACGCGAAAAATGTATGGAGAGGTAGTGAATCTGATGAAAGTCTACAAAATTTTGGCAACCAACAATTCTGGGAAAAAGGAGATTATTTAGCGCTTAGAGAGATAACCTTAAGCTATAATGTACCGGCAGAATACTTTAAGAATACCATCAAAAGACTTAACATCTTCCTTACAGGATCTAACTTACATTACTTTAAAAGTATGAGTGGTGATACCCCAGAAATTGGTGGTGTTCAAAATGGAGCATTTCCACTTCCAAAAACAATAACAATAGGACTTAATCTAACTTTTTAA
- a CDS encoding family 20 glycosylhydrolase: METIIKKKYFQSFKIGVSILFLAFFALSANSQEKSNGLSMKYPIIPTPQELTYGNKEVSFSALNISNNDFIAVGLQPQKVLGKEGLWSDSKGFSVEILLDKKIPNKEGYTLSIDKKVTLAAHTIKGAYYGLQTLGQLLRREGGHWSLPQLDINDWPAFKIRGFMHDTGRNIQSVDQLKEQLDILAQYKYNIFHWHLTDDPGWRLESKLYPELHSDKTFSRHVGKYYTQEDFKEIVAYCKERQITLIPEFDIPGHTVAFRKAFGFTSMKDERVLPILIDLFEELMGLADAEEMPYIHIGTDEVRNAPEYVEDEMILTLMDHIKNKGRELIVWKEGIVIEEDATSINQLWAQHEVREGHRFIDSRANYINHLDPFAGMARLFFQQPCRQSAGDSLALGGILCAWPDNNVAEERDILKQNPIYPSIVFYSDAIWKGREKNYPEYWAKLPPKNTEEFKRFRNFEQKVLEHRDLFFKDKEFPYVEQTNAFWKVIGPFDHKGDFSAAFPVEKELAPSYSVDGKEYTWDDSPVGATVHLRHFFGFPAITDAKSGTYYAHTKIYSPEAREQTFWVGFYGWSRSGGRRGGPAPKLGQWHTTEPKAWVNKKEVLPPVWKQPSFAVNTDEIPFVDEDYFYREPALINLNKGWNTILLKIPHGGNSWKWMYTFIPVTLDGSNVREVMDLKFDPSF; the protein is encoded by the coding sequence ATGGAAACTATAATCAAAAAAAAATATTTTCAAAGTTTTAAGATAGGAGTATCCATCTTGTTTTTGGCCTTTTTTGCACTGAGTGCTAATTCTCAGGAGAAATCAAATGGGCTCTCTATGAAATATCCCATAATTCCGACTCCGCAGGAATTAACTTATGGGAATAAAGAGGTTTCGTTTTCTGCCTTAAATATTAGTAACAATGATTTTATAGCGGTTGGTCTGCAGCCACAAAAAGTGTTAGGTAAGGAGGGATTGTGGTCCGATTCCAAAGGCTTTAGTGTCGAAATATTACTGGACAAAAAAATTCCCAATAAGGAAGGGTATACTTTAAGTATCGATAAAAAGGTGACCCTTGCTGCCCACACTATAAAGGGTGCTTACTACGGGCTACAGACTTTGGGCCAGCTATTAAGGAGGGAAGGAGGACACTGGAGCCTACCACAATTGGATATAAATGATTGGCCAGCCTTTAAGATACGTGGTTTTATGCACGATACCGGGCGAAATATCCAAAGTGTGGATCAACTTAAGGAACAATTGGATATCCTAGCCCAGTACAAATACAATATTTTTCATTGGCATTTGACCGATGATCCGGGATGGCGCTTGGAAAGTAAATTGTATCCAGAATTACATTCGGACAAAACTTTTAGCCGTCATGTAGGTAAATATTATACCCAAGAGGATTTTAAGGAAATAGTGGCCTACTGTAAGGAGCGCCAAATAACCCTGATCCCTGAATTTGATATTCCAGGACATACCGTTGCCTTTAGAAAGGCTTTTGGGTTTACTAGCATGAAAGATGAAAGGGTACTGCCCATTCTCATAGATCTATTTGAGGAGCTGATGGGACTTGCGGATGCTGAAGAAATGCCGTATATCCATATCGGAACCGATGAAGTAAGGAATGCACCCGAATATGTGGAGGATGAGATGATCCTCACCCTAATGGATCACATTAAAAATAAGGGTCGGGAACTAATAGTATGGAAAGAAGGTATTGTCATTGAAGAAGATGCCACTTCCATTAATCAACTTTGGGCCCAGCATGAAGTTCGCGAGGGTCACCGATTTATAGATTCTAGAGCTAATTACATCAATCATTTGGACCCTTTTGCTGGGATGGCACGCTTGTTTTTTCAGCAACCCTGTAGACAGTCTGCTGGAGATTCCTTGGCGTTGGGCGGTATACTTTGTGCTTGGCCAGACAATAATGTAGCGGAGGAACGTGATATATTAAAACAGAACCCGATTTATCCTTCAATAGTTTTTTATTCTGATGCCATTTGGAAGGGAAGGGAGAAAAATTATCCCGAGTATTGGGCCAAGCTCCCACCGAAAAATACGGAGGAGTTTAAGAGGTTTAGGAATTTTGAACAAAAGGTTTTAGAACATAGGGATCTGTTCTTTAAGGACAAGGAATTTCCCTATGTTGAGCAAACAAATGCTTTTTGGAAAGTGATTGGCCCTTTTGACCATAAGGGAGACTTTTCGGCCGCATTTCCAGTTGAAAAGGAACTTGCACCTTCTTATTCGGTAGATGGCAAAGAGTACACATGGGACGATAGTCCAGTTGGGGCTACCGTACATTTGAGGCATTTTTTTGGTTTTCCTGCAATAACCGATGCGAAATCGGGTACCTACTATGCGCATACCAAAATTTATTCCCCAGAGGCAAGGGAACAGACATTTTGGGTAGGGTTCTACGGTTGGTCTAGGTCTGGAGGTAGAAGGGGAGGCCCAGCTCCTAAATTAGGGCAGTGGCACACAACCGAGCCTAAGGCTTGGGTGAACAAGAAAGAAGTCTTGCCTCCAGTTTGGAAACAGCCAAGTTTTGCGGTAAACACGGATGAAATTCCTTTTGTGGATGAGGATTATTTTTATAGGGAGCCTGCCCTAATAAATTTAAATAAGGGATGGAATACGATTTTGCTTAAGATTCCACATGGAGGGAATTCCTGGAAATGGATGTATACCTTTATACCAGTAACACTAGATGGTAGTAATGTGAGGGAAGTAATGGATTTAAAATTTGACCCCTCTTTTTAA
- a CDS encoding exo-alpha-sialidase, producing MRNFFIGLLICSSMVLSGQTEKHEIADGVIVYQDLFNAAEVEGVACFRIPAIVTAPNGDLIAAIDERVPGCGDLKWSKDINIVIKRSSDNGKTWSDMETVVDLPYGQSASDPSMIVDRDTKEIIMFYNYMDLDKEKDVYYFQVVKSSDNGKTWTQPEDITSQIAKEEWHNDFKFITSGRGIQTRSGKLLHTMVNLNSGLHLFASDDHGKSWYLIDTPIQPADESKVIELADGTLMINARVNKAGMRYVHRSSDKGKSWTTTEEPDLIDPGCNASIIRYTAIEDGFKKNRLLFSNAKMEKGRMNMTVRVSYDEGKSWTEGKTIYSGSSAYSSMTVLKNGDIGLFFEQDEYTKNPYVSFSLKWLTDGQDKWKKPSKKRRK from the coding sequence ATGAGAAATTTTTTTATTGGGCTGTTAATATGTAGCAGCATGGTCCTAAGCGGACAGACGGAGAAACATGAAATTGCAGATGGGGTAATAGTTTATCAAGACCTTTTTAATGCTGCAGAGGTAGAAGGAGTAGCCTGTTTTAGAATTCCGGCAATTGTTACCGCTCCCAATGGCGATCTTATTGCTGCTATAGACGAAAGGGTACCCGGTTGTGGTGACCTTAAATGGAGCAAGGATATCAATATTGTAATCAAAAGGAGTAGCGACAATGGGAAGACTTGGAGCGATATGGAAACAGTAGTGGATTTGCCGTATGGACAGTCCGCCTCCGACCCCTCAATGATCGTAGACCGAGACACTAAGGAAATAATTATGTTCTATAATTATATGGACTTGGATAAGGAAAAGGATGTCTACTATTTTCAAGTGGTTAAAAGTTCCGATAATGGAAAAACATGGACACAACCAGAAGATATTACCAGTCAGATAGCCAAGGAAGAATGGCATAACGACTTTAAATTCATCACCTCAGGACGTGGAATCCAGACCAGAAGCGGTAAATTATTACATACTATGGTAAATCTTAATAGTGGACTCCATCTTTTTGCCAGTGATGACCATGGGAAATCTTGGTATTTAATAGACACACCTATCCAACCGGCAGATGAATCAAAAGTGATTGAACTGGCCGATGGGACTTTGATGATTAATGCCCGTGTAAACAAGGCGGGGATGCGTTATGTGCACCGTTCTTCGGATAAGGGAAAATCGTGGACTACTACTGAAGAACCAGATCTTATTGATCCTGGTTGTAATGCCAGTATTATTAGATATACCGCCATTGAGGACGGATTTAAGAAAAATCGCCTACTTTTCTCAAATGCGAAAATGGAAAAAGGGAGAATGAATATGACAGTCCGTGTTAGTTATGATGAAGGAAAGAGTTGGACCGAAGGAAAAACGATATATTCAGGAAGTTCTGCCTATTCTTCTATGACGGTATTAAAAAATGGGGATATAGGGTTGTTTTTTGAACAGGATGAGTATACAAAAAACCCATATGTAAGTTTCTCACTAAAATGGTTGACGGACGGTCAGGATAAATGGAAAAAGCCTTCTAAGAAAAGAAGAAAGTAA
- a CDS encoding FadR/GntR family transcriptional regulator, translating to MNKLSKLEPLETLSLADKVEARLLQFIKENNLKAGDSIPKELEFAQSLGVSRTVVREAILRLRTLGIIESKKHRGMILTNPDIMHNFERMLDPTLLASGTLKNLFEFRLIMEMGMADFLYEHKTQKQMEELEEIVVLEEETSYNMKVFTLDKEIAFHGKLYEMSNNTTLKKFQDLLLPVFEFVHQSDPNLKDYKYSSGQFVTHRMLLDNLKVGTPETFRVAMRRHLEPHFDRIFKNEKK from the coding sequence ATGAATAAACTTTCGAAATTGGAACCGTTGGAGACTTTATCCTTAGCTGATAAAGTAGAGGCGCGTTTGTTGCAATTCATTAAAGAAAACAACTTAAAGGCAGGAGATTCTATTCCCAAGGAACTAGAATTCGCACAATCTTTAGGTGTAAGTCGCACTGTGGTAAGGGAAGCTATTTTACGCCTTCGAACCTTAGGAATAATCGAGTCAAAAAAGCACAGGGGAATGATCTTGACCAACCCAGATATCATGCATAATTTTGAGCGCATGTTAGACCCCACTCTTTTGGCGTCGGGTACATTGAAAAATCTTTTTGAATTTCGACTGATTATGGAAATGGGGATGGCCGACTTCCTTTATGAGCATAAAACGCAAAAGCAGATGGAGGAATTGGAAGAAATTGTAGTCTTGGAAGAAGAAACTAGTTACAATATGAAAGTATTTACATTGGACAAAGAAATTGCATTTCATGGAAAACTCTATGAAATGTCCAATAATACTACTCTCAAAAAATTTCAAGACCTACTACTTCCCGTTTTTGAATTTGTCCACCAAAGCGATCCCAATCTAAAAGATTACAAATATTCCAGTGGACAATTTGTAACCCACAGAATGCTATTGGACAACCTAAAAGTAGGCACACCTGAAACGTTTCGGGTTGCCATGAGAAGACATTTGGAACCGCATTTCGACAGAATATTTAAAAATGAAAAAAAATAG